From one Streptomyces spiramyceticus genomic stretch:
- a CDS encoding ABC transporter ATP-binding protein: MTELTKTGAVGEPVSAGTEIPDAFLEVRDLKVHFPTDDGVVKSVDGLSFQLEKGKTLGIVGESGSGKSVTSLGIMGLHTVGQYGRSKARISGEVWLNGKELLSADPDEVRKLRGREMAMIFQDPLSALHPYYTIGHQIVEAYRVHHNVDKKTARKRAIEMLDRVGIPEPAKRVDSYPHEFSGGMRQRAMIAMSLVNNPELLIADEPTTALDVTVQAQILDLIRDLQAEFGSAVIIITHDLGVVAELADDILVMYGGRCVERGPAEKVFYEPQHPYTWGLLGSMPRIDRDQTERLIPVKGSPPSLINIPSGCAFNPRCPYADVPKDGITRTERPELREVGARHHSACHMSQAERTRIWTEEIAPKL; this comes from the coding sequence GTGACCGAGCTGACCAAGACCGGCGCCGTCGGCGAGCCCGTGAGCGCCGGCACCGAAATCCCGGACGCCTTCCTCGAAGTACGTGATCTGAAGGTGCACTTCCCGACCGACGACGGCGTGGTCAAGTCCGTCGACGGGCTCTCCTTCCAGCTGGAGAAGGGCAAGACCCTCGGCATCGTGGGCGAGTCGGGCTCCGGCAAGTCGGTGACCTCGCTCGGCATCATGGGCCTGCACACCGTCGGCCAGTACGGGCGGAGCAAGGCCCGTATCTCCGGCGAGGTCTGGCTGAACGGCAAGGAACTGCTCTCCGCCGATCCGGACGAGGTGCGCAAGCTCCGCGGCCGCGAGATGGCGATGATCTTCCAGGACCCGCTGTCGGCGCTGCACCCCTACTACACGATCGGTCATCAGATCGTGGAGGCGTACCGGGTCCACCACAATGTCGACAAGAAGACCGCCCGCAAGCGGGCGATCGAGATGCTCGACCGCGTCGGGATCCCGGAGCCGGCGAAGCGGGTGGACAGCTACCCGCACGAATTCTCCGGCGGTATGCGTCAGCGCGCGATGATCGCGATGTCGCTGGTCAACAACCCCGAGCTGCTGATCGCCGACGAGCCGACCACCGCCCTGGACGTGACCGTCCAGGCGCAGATCCTCGACCTGATCAGGGACCTTCAGGCCGAGTTCGGCTCGGCGGTCATCATCATCACCCACGACCTGGGCGTCGTCGCCGAGCTGGCCGACGACATCCTGGTGATGTACGGCGGCCGCTGCGTCGAGCGCGGCCCCGCGGAGAAGGTCTTCTACGAGCCCCAGCACCCGTACACCTGGGGCCTGCTGGGTTCGATGCCGCGCATCGACCGCGACCAGACCGAGCGCCTCATCCCGGTCAAGGGATCCCCGCCCAGCCTGATCAACATCCCCAGCGGCTGCGCCTTCAACCCGCGCTGCCCGTACGCGGACGTGCCGAAGGACGGCATCACCCGCACCGAGCGGCCGGAACTGCGTGAGGTCGGCGCCCGGCACCACTCCGCCTGCCACATGTCGCAAGCGGAACGGACGCGGATCTGGACCGAAGAGATTGCGCCGAAGCTGTGA
- a CDS encoding ABC transporter permease, whose translation MFAYLIRRLFAVVVMLMVVILATFAIFFMIPKLTGTDPALLFVGKQADPEAIEGIRQKMGLSDPILVQFWHFLQGLVVGRDYANGIDVSHCSAPCFGYSFRTEQEIWPILMDRLPVTVSLAIGACLLWVIGGVATGVLSALKRGTLWDRAAMSIALGGVSLPIYFTGLVSLAIFSYGLQWISVDYEGITENPAAWFESLLLPWVTLAFLYAAMYARLTRATMLEILGEDYIRTARAKGLREPVVIGKHAMRSTMTPILTVLGLDLGALVGGAVLTETTFNLPGLGDAAVEAITGRDLPLIIGVTLIAAFLIVLANLVVDLLYAVIDPRVRLS comes from the coding sequence GTGTTCGCATACCTCATCCGGCGCTTGTTCGCCGTCGTCGTGATGCTGATGGTCGTCATTCTCGCGACCTTCGCCATCTTCTTCATGATCCCGAAGCTGACGGGAACCGACCCCGCTCTGCTCTTCGTCGGCAAACAGGCCGACCCGGAGGCCATCGAGGGCATCCGGCAGAAGATGGGACTCAGCGACCCCATCCTCGTCCAGTTCTGGCACTTCCTGCAGGGACTGGTGGTCGGCCGTGACTACGCCAACGGTATTGACGTCAGCCACTGTTCGGCGCCCTGCTTCGGTTACTCGTTCCGTACCGAGCAGGAGATCTGGCCGATCCTCATGGACCGGCTCCCGGTCACGGTGTCCCTGGCGATCGGTGCCTGCCTGCTCTGGGTGATCGGCGGTGTCGCGACCGGTGTGCTCTCGGCTCTCAAGCGAGGCACGCTGTGGGACCGCGCGGCCATGAGCATCGCGCTCGGCGGCGTCTCCCTCCCCATCTACTTCACCGGCCTGGTCTCACTGGCGATCTTCAGTTACGGACTGCAGTGGATCAGCGTCGACTACGAGGGCATCACCGAGAATCCGGCGGCCTGGTTCGAGAGCCTGCTCCTTCCCTGGGTCACGCTCGCCTTCCTGTACGCCGCGATGTACGCCCGGCTCACCCGCGCGACCATGCTGGAAATCCTCGGCGAGGACTACATCCGTACCGCCCGGGCCAAGGGCCTGCGGGAACCGGTGGTCATCGGCAAGCACGCCATGCGCTCGACCATGACCCCGATCCTCACCGTTCTCGGCCTGGACCTGGGTGCGCTGGTGGGCGGAGCGGTGCTGACCGAGACCACGTTCAACCTGCCGGGTCTCGGGGACGCAGCTGTTGAGGCGATCACTGGACGCGACCTGCCGCTGATCATCGGCGTCACGCTCATCGCCGCCTTCCTCATCGTGCTCGCGAACCTCGTCGTGGACCTTCTGTACGCAGTGATCGACCCCCGAGTGAGGCTCTCGTGA